One Amaranthus tricolor cultivar Red isolate AtriRed21 chromosome 1, ASM2621246v1, whole genome shotgun sequence DNA window includes the following coding sequences:
- the LOC130797135 gene encoding oligopeptide transporter 4 gives MGSLEVLQTQQPDPEKSKPDINDDDISPIEEVRLTVTNTDDPTLPVWTFRMWFLGLLSCCLLSFLNQFFSYRTEPLIITQITVQVATLPIGHFLAHVLPRTQFRIVGFGSQRFSLNPGPFNVKEHVLITIFANAGSAFGNGAAYAVGIVNIIKAFYKRNISFFAAWILIITTQVLGYGWAGLMRKYVVEPAHMWWPNTLVQVSLFRALHEKDDKEERRTSRAKFFLIALTCSFLWYAVPGYLFSTLTSVSWVCWVFSRSVTAQQLGSGMRGLGLGAITLDWSAVASFLLSPLITPFFAIANVCVGYVLIIYIFIPIAYWGLDLYNARRFPIFSSHLFTAQGQIYNISAIVNDKFELDLAQYAKQGQIHMSTFFALTYGFGFATIASTLTHVGFFYGREIYERYRASYKSKDDIHTKLMKKYKDIPSWWFYLLLGLTITISFLLCIFMKDQVQIPWWALLFACGMAFVFTLPISIISATTNVTPGLNIITEYVMGLILPGKPIANVCFKVYGYMSMAQAVSFLSDFKLGHYMKIPPRSMFLVQFIGTIFAGTINVAVAFWLLDSIHNICEDNLLPADSPWTCPGDRVFFDASVIWGLVGPKRIFGNLGNYHAMNWFFVGGALGPIIVWVFHKAFPKKTWIPLINLPVLLGATAYMPPATTVNYNAWIIVGTIFNYFIFRYKKPWWQRYNYILSAALDAGVAFMGVVLYFSLGVENKSLDWWGTNGEHCSLATCPTAKGIVVDGCPIR, from the exons ATGGGTTCCTTAGAAGTACTCCAAACCCAACAGCCCGACCCAGAAAAATCCAAACCCGACATCAACGACGACGATATCTCACCCATAGAAGAGGTCCGTTTAACCGTCACCAACACCGACGACCCGACCCTACCCGTATGGACATTCCGGATGTGGTTTTTAGGCTTACTTTCTTGTTGTTTGCTCTCATTTCTTAACCAATTCTTCTCATACAGAACTGAACCCCTTATTATAACCCAAATCACAGTCCAAGTTGCCACCTTACCCATCGGCCATTTCTTAGCCCATGTCCTCCCTCGGACCCAGTTCCGGATCGTCGGGTTCGGGTCCCAGAGATTCTCCCTGAATCCGGGCCCGTTTAATGTAAAGGAGCATGTTTTAATCACCATATTTGCGAATGCTGGAAGTGCATTTGGAAATGGGGCAGCTTATGCAGTTGGGATAGTGAATATTATAAAGGCATTTTATAAAAGGAACATCTCATTCTTTGCTGCTTGGATCCTCATTATTACCACTCAG GTATTAGGATATGGCTGGGCAGGTTTGATGAGAAAATATGTGGTGGAGCCTGCACATATGTGGTGGCCCAACACTCTTGTACAAGTTTCCCTCTTCAG GGCCTTGCATGAGAAAGATGACAAAGAAGAAAGACGCACATCACGGGCAAAGTTCTTCTTAATTGCATTAACGTGCAGCTTTTTGTGGTATGCAGTCCCCGGTTACTTGTTCTCAACTCTCACAAGTGTATCATGGGTCTGCTGGGTATTTTCAAGATCAGTGACAGCCCAACAATTAGGCTCAGGAATGAGAGGCCTTGGTCTAGGAGCCATAACACTAGACTGGTCCGCTGTAGCATCCTTTTTACTGAGCCCCCTCATAACCCCATTCTTCGCGATTGCAAATGTGTGTGTAGGTTATGTTCTGATAATATACATTTTCATTCCCATAGCATACTGGGGACTGGACTTGTATAACGCTCGTAGGTTCCCAATTTTCTCCTCGCATTTATTCACAGCTCAAGGTCAAATCTATAACATTTCAGCAATAGTAAACGACAAGTTTGAACTAGATCTAGCACAATATGCGAAACAGGGGCAGATTCATATGAGCACTTTTTTTGCTCTTACTTACGGCTTTGGATTTGCCACCATTGCGTCCACTCTAACTCATGTTGGCTTCTTCTATGGAAG GGAGATCTATGAAAGGTACCGTGCATCATACAAAAGCAAGGATGACATTCATACCAAACTGATGAAGAAGTACAAAGACATACCATCATGGTGGTTCTACCTCCTTCTTGGGTTGACTATAACAATTTCTTTTCTGCTTTGTATCTTCATGAAAGACCAAGTTCAGATTCCTTGGTGGGCTCTCCTCTTTGCTTGTGGCATGGCCTTTGTTTTCACTCTTCCCATCAGCATCATATCTGCCACAACAAATGTG ACACCGGGACTGAATATAATAACAGAGTATGTAATGGGGCTCATATTACCAGGAAAACCAATTGCCAACGTCTGCTTCAAAGTATATGGTTACATGAGCATGGCACAAGCTGTTTCATTCCTCAGTGATTTCAAGCTTGGGCATTACATGAAGATCCCACCAAGATCAATGTTTTTGGTTCAG tTCATAGGAACTATTTTTGCAGGTACAATTAATGTTGCGGTAGCATTTTGGTTGCTCGACTCAATTCACAACATATGTGAGGATAATCTGCTTCCAGCTGACAGTCCATGGACTTGTCCTGGTGACCGTGTATTTTTTGATGCATCTGTCATATGGGGCTTGGTTGGTCCAAAAAGGATTTTCGGAAATCTTGGAAATTACCATGCAATGAACTGGTTCTTTGTAGGAGGGGCACTAGGGCCAATCATAGTTTGGGTCTTTCACAAGGCATTCCCCAAGAAGACATGGATTCCATTAATTAACCTGCCCGTGCTTCTTGGAGCTACAGCCTATATGCCACCAGCAACAACAGTAAACTACAATGCCTGGATCATAGTCGGAACAATTTTCAACTACTTCATTTTCCGTTACAAAAAGCCGTGGTGGCAAAGGTACAATTACATTCTTTCAGCTGCATTGGATGCTGGGGTTGCCTTCATGGGGGTTGTTTTGTACTTCTCATTGGGAGTAGAGAATAAAAGCTTAGACTGGTGGGGTACAAATGGTGAACACTGTAGTCTGGCAACATGTCCAACAGCCAAGGGTATAGTGGTCGACGGATGCCCTATCCGCTAG